GAGGTAGTATATAGTTATCAACTACTACATTAATGCTATCTAAATCCATTCTACCTGATTCTATTGTTTTTTGAATTTCTATCAAAGCAAGGTTTGTAACATTTGTTATAAAATTATCAGGATTGTTAACATTACCTGCCTGTGCATAGGTTGTATTAGGGAATAACATTACTGAAATAAGATATAAGAAAAATACTGTTTTTTTTATATCATTACCTAATGAAATATACATATTGTAATTTTCCTTTTAGCTAAATTTTTTGTTCAGTCTTCATAATCTGGCACTCTTGTATCATCTTTGTCTTGATTTGCGATAGCTCTTTTACCCATATATGAGTCTCTTGTTAGTGTATATGGGTCGATTGCAATAGTATTGAGCAAGTCTGTCGCATATAAAAGATTCATTCTTGCGTCTAATATTACTAGGGAAGCAAAACCTATCTTGCAATATCTGCTGCAAGGTATTATTTTTACAGGGCTTGATAATAGATCACAGAAACTTCCTATGCTATCACGTAGATTACTAGGACCAATTAATGGTAATACAATATATGGTCCAGGTTTAATTCCCCAAATGGCCAAGGTTGTTCCAAAGTCATTTGGTATTCTCATTGCCCCGGTCTTAGAGGCAACATCAAAACATCCTCCTATCCCCATAGTTGTATTAAACATAAATCTTCCTAATGTATTAATAGCATCATGGCAGTTGCCTTGAAGTATACTATTCAAAGCAGAGGTTATACTATCAGCATTATCTAATGCGTTATGTATACAATCCCTTATAGTCTCTGGAATTATTAATCTATAGCAGTTAGCTAGTGGAATAAGAACTGAATTATCAATATCTTGATTAATTTTAAAAAAAACTCTGTTTGTTTTTTCTGCATAGTCAGCTTTAAACTCATTTTTCTGGTTATGACTGAATGCACTGCAAGCTGATAGTATAAAACAAGAGAATATTATAATTAATGCAAAGACATTTATGCTATTCGTTGAATTTTTATTTTGTATAAACATATTGTTTATTAATACTCAAACTGTTCAGGATCATTTATAATAGACATGCCAATTATGTTTTTTTCACCAGAACTATATAATAATTTACTCATTAACTGTTCCATAGATATGAAGCCCTGAGTATATACTATACATTCTAAATTTTTAATATATTCTTCTTCATTACCAGGGCTAATGTCTATATATTGTTCGCCAAGTAATCCAGATGTTAGTATTGATGCAGAAGTATCTATAGGCAGTAAATATTTCTTATCTATGTTCATAGTAACGCTAGCTAGGAATGATTTTGTGTCAAGTGATACATTTTTTACACGGCCGATGGTTACACCAGCACTTTTTACTTGTGAGTTGATTTTTAAAGATCCAACGTTATCAAAATTAGCCTTAACTATGTAGGTAGATGCGAATGGTTTGTTCCTTAAATTATTTGTTTGTAGAACAAGAAAGAACAAAGATGCAATTCCTACAACAACAAACAAGCCAACCAAAAGTTCAGTTTTAGAGTTCATCATAATTTAAAAGTTAGTTTACGAATAGTATAGAGGTCATAAAAAAATCTAATAGAAACACAGTTAGAGATCCGTTCACAACTGTCCTGGTTATAGCTCTTGATATACCATCAGGAGTAGGGTTGCATTGCCATCCTTCATTTAATGAAATTGCAACGGTTGACAGACCGAAAACCAAACTCTTGAATATAGTTCCGCATACGATATCAGAATATATATCAAATCCGCATTGAATTTGAGACCAAAAAAGACCAGAATCTATACCAACGACTATTGCTCCAACAAGCCAGCTTCCAATAATACCAGTTGTTGAGAATATTATAGCTAACACTGGCATTGATAATATTCCAGCCCAAAAACGTGGTGCTAGAATCCTTTCTACTGGATCAATTGCCATTATTTCCATTGCTAGTATCTGTTCTCCAGCTTTCATTAATCCTATCTCGGCTGTCATTGATGTCCCTGCTCTACCAGCAAAAAGAAGAGCTGTAACTACAGGGCCTAATTCTCTTGTTAATGATACAGTAACCATTAAACCAAGAGTATCTTCTGCACTAAACTTACTAAGCATCAGATAACCTTGAAGTCCCAGAACAAAGCCTACAAATAAACCAGAAATGGAGATTATTAAAACAGAATTATTACCGATAAGATAAATTTGATCTACAACTAGACTTCTTCTTTTATTTGTTAAATCACTTCTAATGACTATTTTACATAGTAGGCAACACAATCTTCCTGTGTTTAAAGTAAATTCATAAACACGATTTAGAATATTATTTAGTTGAATCATATTTGTTGCCTTAGCTTTAACAGCCATTCTTTAAAATCATATGTTTCAGGGTGGTTAAATGGTACTGGTCCTGTTGGAGCTCCGTTTATAAATTGTTTAACAAAGGGATCTTCTGATCTAGACAATGATTCTGGTGATCCTGATGCTATGATGGATCCATTTCCAATTATATTGATAGTATCTGCTATCCTAAATGATTCTTGCATTTCATGTGTTATTAGTATAGAGGCACATTGTAAAGTGTTAGATAGTTCTTTTATTAGTTTAGCTATTACTCCCATTGAAATTGGGTCTAGTCCAGAAAATGGTTCGTCATACAACATAATCCATGGATCTAATGCAATCGCTCTTGCTAAAGCTACTCTTTTTGCCATCCCTCCTGACAGGGTTGTTACAGGCATATGAGCCGCTGCTTTTAAGCCAACAGAATCAAGTTTTTCTAAAACAATTTTTATTATCTCTTCGATGGGTATTTTTGTAAGTTCTATTAAAGGAAATGCTACATTATCAAATACGTTTAAATCAGTGAATAGGGCTCCATGCTGGAATAATACACCCATTTTGCTTCTTAAGTTTTTAAGATCCTTGTCTTGCAGTAATCTTATGTCTTGGTCGAATATTTTTACCTTTCCATTGATAATTGGTATTTGATTTGTAATTGATTTAAATAAGGTAGTTTTTCCTGACCCAGAGCCTCCCATTATAGCAACAATCTCTTTTTTTCGCACATCCATAGAGATATTGTTTAATATGATTGATTCTCCATAGCCAACTGTTAAGTCTTGTATGGATAATATAACATCATTATCTTTTTTCATAAAAATCTTTAACTAACAAGGTTGATACTATCATGCATAATTAACACTATATAATCAACATCTCAAGCTTATAATAGCAGATTGAAATTAGTATCTATTAATTAATTTTTGCAAACTCTGTATAAATAATGTATCCTAACCAGCTGTGTCTGGTGTTCATTTATAATAGATTTTGAATATATGTAGATTGTAAAAAAACCTACTGAGAGGTACAATATTACACTACATTCATGGTATTAGGTAATTTTATAGTTATAATTTTTTAGTTATTCTAGAGGTGTGATTATGACTGGATCTAAAGGTGGCTTTTTAACACATTCTTCTAGCACCTCAGTAGTCTTGGATTCTTTCAGTCTTAGCGGTGTTGGAACTATAGAATCATATATTGCTAATGCTAACAGAATGCCTGTTCTTTCAGCTGATCGTGAAGTGGAGCTAGCACGTTGTTTAAGAGATACTGGTGATTTAGGAGCTGCCAAAGAACTGGTACTTTCACATTTGCGTTTGGTAATATCGATAGCAAGGCAATATTTAGGATATGGTTTGCCTCATGCTGACTTAATACAGGAAGGTAATATTGGATTGATGAAGGCTATAAGGCGATTTGACCCCGAAAGAGGAGTCCGTCTTATGTCATTTGCAGTTCATTGGATAAAAGCAGAAATTCATGAATTCGTTATAAGAAATTGGCGCTTGGTAAAAATTGCTACCACGAAAGCTCAACGTAAGATATTTTTTAACTTGCGTAGCATGCGTTCTAATGGTAATTACCTTGATTCAGCTCAGATAGATAAAATAGCAAGTAGCCTAAATGTTCGTTGTGAAGATATAAGAGAGATGGAGATCCGTCTTTCTGGATCCGATATTCCTATAGAGTCTAGAGAAGATGACGATGATGGCTATTATCCTGCTGAATATTTATTTGATTCTAAGGATGAGCCAGATAATATCTTAAATAAGCGAGATTACGATCTTATGCAATCTACTGGTTTAAAAAAAGCGTTAGAAGTTTTAGATGGTCGCTCGCGCAAAATAGTTGAATCGCGCTGGTTACAGGATGAATCTAATCATACTTTACAAGAGTTGGCAGATGAATTTGGAATATCAGCTGAAAGGGTTCGTCAAATAGAATCAGCTGCTATGAAAAAAATGAAAAAATTCTTGTTAAAATGATGTGTGTTTTATCTAATTTCTAATTCAGTAATAATTCATTTATACATTTATAGTTAGGAAGCTTAGTTCATGAATGTCGGTTTTATAGTTTTTGGATTGACAGGTTTATTAACATTGGTTTGTTTTCTGTCTCCTTTGTCTGTGCGTATTAAGCTTCCATATTCTGTTATCTTAGCGATTGTTGGTTGCATTTTAGGGGTCTTGGTCTATGGGCCGCATAACTGGGCTCCATTTGTTGTAGCTGATTTTCTGGATTCCCTTGGGTCATTAGAAATATCTTCTGAAGCTTTCTTGATGGTTTTTTTACCGGTCTTATTATTTGAGACTGCTTTGTCTATGAATGTGAGAAGGTTGTTAGATGATATTGGTCCTATCCTTATGATGGCAATTGTTGCTGTTATTGTGTGTACTATAGTGGTAGGTTTTACTATCAATGCTATATCTTCTTATGGTTTAGTAGCTTGCCTTTTATTAGGATCTATTGTTGCCACAACAGATCCAGTAGCAGTGGTTGGTATTTTTAGAGAAGTAGGAGCGCCAAAGCGTCTAACTACATTAGTTGAAGGCGAGAGTTTATTTAATGATGCAGCTTCTATAGCTTTATATACAGTATTACTATCAGTTTTAGCTGGTAGTGGTGAGCTTTGTATTGGTAATGTAATAAATGATTTTGTAATTTTGTTTGTGGGTGGTGGGCTTGTTGGTTATGTGATGGGTAAGGCTGCTTGTTTCTTGTTTACTTGGTTAAGAGGTTTCCATGCAGCAGAGATTACACTTACATTAACATTAGCTTATTTGTCTTTCTTTATTTCGGAGCATTATCTTAATGTTTCTGGCGTTGTTGCAACTGTCATATCTGGATTGGTTGTTGGATCTACCGGACGCATAAGAATGTCACCAACTACTTCAGAGTATTTATCTAAGTTTTGGGAACAATTTGGTTTTTGGGCTAATTCACTAATTTTTCTTTTTTCTGCTATGCTAATACCCCGTTTTATGGGTACTTTAAACCTGCAGACATGTATACTAACGCTTATAGTTTTCGCTATTACGCTTGTTGCTAGGGCGGTTGTCATATTTGGCTTGCTGCCAATACTTAGAATAACAAGATTAGGTACTACTGTAAGTCTTCCTTATAATTTGGTTATCTTATGGGGGGGATTGAGAGGAGCTGTTTCTCTTGCTCTTGCTTTGGCCGTTACGGAAAACAATTCTGTTCCTGAGGAATTGAGGCATTTTATCGCAATTGCTACTACTGGTTTTGTTCTTATGACATTATTTATTAATGGGGTTACTTTAAGGCCTTTGATAAGGGTTCTTAAGTTAAATGAACTGTCATTAATTGATACTACTATAAGAAATCAGGTTCTAGGTGTTACATTAAAAGAGTTACAGGTCCATATAGAAGAAGTAGCAAGGACAGAGCATATAGGACAAGATTCCTTAGAGAGAATACAGGCTGTTTTTAAGTCTAGTTTATTAAGATTACACGATGTTCCAGTTTCTCAAATGAACAAATCAGAGCGAGTGTCTGCTGGTTTAGCTATTTTAGCTCAAAGAGAAGAAGAGATGCTTTTTGATATACTTAAAGCAAGGATTGTCGATGAAAGAGTAGCTGAATCTTTATTATCTAGAGCTGAGTATTTGGAAGATGCTATTAGAACCGGTGGTTTAGATGGTTTTGAATATGCGGTTGAAAATGATTTGCGTTATTCAAAAATGATTAGGGTGGCCTTATGGTTTCATAATATATTTGGCTATAATGAATGGCTTGCTGATAAGTTAGGTTATCGTTTTGCTAACCTGATGATAAAAAGATCTGTTGAGCAAAAATTAATATTGTTTGCTAGTGAGAAGGTTTCTCCAATTCTTGGTGATGAAGCTATAGAGGTTATAATAAAAGCACATAAGCGTCGGTTAGGTCTTATAGAAAATGCATTACAGGCTATGAATTTGCAATATCCATTATATGCCACTGGGTTGCAGGAGATTTATCTTGGGAGAGCTGCTAGGGAATTAGAGTATATTAGATATAGTGATATGCTTAGCAAATTCTTAATTAGTGGAGAAGTATATGAGGATTTGATGGAAAAATCACACGCTCGCTGGCATTATATAGATAGACATCCTCCTCTTGATATTGAGTTAAGTTCTGCTGAGCTAATAAAAAAGGTACCCTTATTCCATGATCTTAGCTTGAATTCACTTAAGTCTATATGCAAGTTGCTAAAACCTAGGTTAGCTCTGCCTGACCAAATAGTTATAACAAAAGGTAAACAAGGCAGAGAGATGTACTTTGTAGCTTCTGGAGCTGTAGCGATGCATTTACCCGATGATACTGTTGTTGAGTTAGGAAGTGGTGAGTTTTTTGGAGAGCTAGATTTGTTTGGCAAAGATCCTTTGGTGCTAAAAGTTACTTCTCTTGGCTATAGCAAATTGCTTTTACTCAGCTCCAAAGATCTTGGCGTATTGTTAGAAAAAGACTCTGAGCTCCGATGTCGTATAGAGAGCATAGTAAATCAGAGAAGGATTGCTATAGATACTTGGAGGCAGAGGTCTAATTACGATATTAGCCCTAGCTAATATTTAAGTAGTTTCTTATAGTCATTAGTTTAATAATATCCGACAATATTATGATAGATGATTCTATTGTAAAACTGTCGGATAATATTTCTGGGGTAATTTCTTCTATTCTCATTTTTTTAAAAATCGCCACTTCTCCATCGTTATTTTTTGGGTAAAAACTTTCTTTTAATAAGCTAGTTTTGCTTAAAAGTTCTTCTATCTGATAACCTTCTTCAGTGTTTTTTTTTATATTGAAAATTCTAGAAAGTTTACTGCTTGCTAAAATGTTTCTTTCTATTAAATTTGCCTCTTCATAGCATTCCCTAGTTAAAGCCTGTTCTGGTTTTTCTCCTTTACTAACAAGCCCTCCAACTATTGTTTCTAGTTTTCCAGGGTCGATAGTCTTTTTGTGTGATCTTTTTGACACCCATAATTCTTTATTATTTAACCAAGAGTTCATATGAACTGATCTGGTTTTGAATCCTAGAATACGAGCTGCAGATCTTTCTATATAGCCAAGTATTTCATAATTTGGACCGATAATATCTAAAAGTTCGTTATTCCATTTCTTGATTTTATATTCGGATTTTAATATTTTTGTTGCATTTAATAATAATTCCCCTAGATCTTTTACAGAAATATTTTCATTACCGATATGTAAATTAGTTCCATTTATATATCCTAATCCATGTTGTTGTAATATTTCACATGTTTCTATACTAGAAATACCGCATTTTTTTTTGTTAATCATAATAATTAAAAATTTATTTTTTTTATTATCATGGATTGGAGGGGAGCATAGTTTATAAAAAAAAGCTCTTAAATTATTAATTTCATTGATAGATCTATTATTCATATTTATAATTTAGTTATAGATTTAATATTTTACTCATGCTAGTTTTTTCGCTTGTTTATCGATTGTTTTATTATTTCGCTTTTAATTTCTAGGTATCATTTAATATGCCTTCAACTATTTAAATAATTTTTATGCTAAATATTATTATACTTGCTGCTGGATCTGGAAAACGAATGCAATCTAAGATTCCAAAAGTTTTACATACATTGGCAGGACGTCCTATGTTAGAGTATGTAATAGAAAGCGCGAGAAATCTTAATCCTAATTCTATAACAATTGTCTTAGGTCACGAAGCTGATGTTGTGAAGTCATGTATAGATCATAATGATTTAAATATTGTATTACAGGAGTCTCAGTTGGGAACAGCACATGCTGTAATGTGTGCTACATCAATGATATCTTTTCGTAATAACAAAGATAGTACTACGCTTATTTTGTATGGGGATGTTCCGCTAGTGAGTGTTAGCACATTGAGATCATTACTAGATTCTTGCTGTGGCGGGATGTCTATATTGACTAGCATATCTGATAATCCTTATGGCTACGGTCGTATTATCCGAGATAATGTTGGTAATATTGTTCAAATAGTAGAGCACAAAGAGGCTAGCCAAGAGCAAATATCTATTAGAGAGATTAATGCTGGTATTATTGCTATTCATACAGAAAAACTAAAACAGTGGATCAGTATGATATTTAACAACAATGAACAAAAAGAATATTATCTTACAGATTTGGTAAAAATAGCTGTTAATAATAGTGTAATTGTTAATTCTGTTTTGCCCAAATACTCCTGGGAAGTATTTGGTATTAATGATCACAGACAACAAGCAAACATTGAAAGAATATATCAATATGAACAGGCCAAGAATTACATGTTAAAAGGATTAACCTTGTCAGATCCTAGGCGTTTTGATGTTCGAGGATCTTTGAAATTTGGCCGCGATGTTTTTATAGATGTTGGTTGTATATTTGAAGGATTGGTCGAATTGGGAGATGATGTCCGTATAGGGCCTTATTGCATTTTGAGAGATGTTACAGTAGCAGAAAATGTTCTTATAGAGGCATATAGTCATGTAAGTAATACTATAGTAGAAAGTAATGTTGTAATAGGTCCGTTTGCTAAGATATGCAAAAGTTCTTATATAAAGAGCAAGTCCAAAATAGGTAATTTTGTAGAAATAAAGAATACAAGTTTTGGAAATAGCAGCAAAGCTAATCATCTAGCATATATTGGTGATTCTGAAATTGGATCAAATGTTAATATAGGAGCAGGAGTTGTAACCTGTAATTACAATGGTGCCAATAAGTTTCGTACCATTATAGAGGATAATGCTTTTATTGGATCTGGATCGCAATTAATAGCTCCTATAAAAATAGGAAATAGTGCTACTATTGGTGCAGGAACTACATTAACTGATGACGCTCCTGCAGATCAGCTAACAATAGCTAGGTCTAGACAGAAAACTATAGTTAACTGGAAGAGACCAAAGAAGAATTGATAACGGCTATAGTTAATTTATAATACATAGTAACTATTTTTTAATGGGATATATTGATGACTTTCATTCACATGTTTTAAATCAAGTAGTAATGGTTTGATCTTGTTTTTGTGTGCGATCGCATTGGACAGAAATTATTCATTTAATTATTTTACTATTATCGTATATTGTATGGTTATTTAAAAATAGAATAGTAATTAATAATTAACTTATCAAAAATATAATCTAATAATTGTAAAAAACGTATAATCATATCAGGCGTTATTTGATGTTTTTCTATCAATTTTTGTTATTAAAATGATGCTTTTGATCATATTATTTACTTATGATTATACCTTGGGTTTATTTATTTTGACTAGACTCCTTTTATTTTTTATATAGTGTAATATTTATCAATATTTTAGTTTGTTAATACTAGGCATGAATCTTATATGTTTTGTTATCCAGTTCCTATTATTGATTATTTGAGGCAATCATTATGTGCGGTATTATAAGTGCTGTTTCTTGTAGAGATATAACTTCTATGTTGCTAGACGGATTATCACGTTTAGAATATAGAGGTTATGATTCCTGTGGTATAGCAATTTATAGTAGGGATAGTTTAAGAAGGGTTCGTAGCATGAAGAGGGTTTCTGACCTGAGCAAACAGATAATAGAGCATAATTTATACGGTTCTATTGGTTTGGCTCATACAAGATGGGCTACACACGGTATACCATCAACGTATAATGCTCATCCACATTTTTCTAGCCTTGATTCAGGGAAACCAAGAATTGCGTTGGTGCATAATGGTATAATAGAAAACTATGATGATCTCAGAATAGAATTACAGAAATGTGGATATAAATTTGAAAGCCAAACTGATACAGAAGTTTTAGTTCATCTTATAAATCATAAATATGATGGTGATATTCTTAGTACTGTTCAAAAAGTTGCTAAGTTGTTAACTGGAGCTTATTCTATATCTGTCTTTTGTGTTGATGAGCCTTATAGAATAATAGGTTCTTGTAAGGGGGCTCCTTTAGTATTGGGTTTAGGTGATGGAGAGAATTTTCTAGCTTCTGATGTCCTGGCTATGGCTGGTAGAGCTAATGAGGTTATATATTTAAATGATGGTGATATAGTAGATGTTCAATATAGTAATTTCTGCATAGTAGATTCTAATAATAAGCTAGCTTATAGGAAAAAGTATCCAAAGAATAGTTTTATGGGGGTTGTAGAATTAGGGGCCTATAGACATTATATGCAAAAAGAGATATTCGAGCAGCCCAGGGCTGTAGCTGATACTTTGCAAGAGGTCAATGTCATATCAGAGGACATCTTTGGATCTAATGCTATAGAAATATTTCGAGATATAGATTCTGTTTTAATAATTGCCTGTGGTACAAGTTACTACGCAGGTATGACTGCAAAATATTGGATAGAATCTATTGCTAAAATTAGAGTTTCAGTTGAGATTGCCAGTGAATATCGTTATAGAGATAGTGTTGTTAATCCTAAGACGCTAGTATTAGTAATATCTCAGTCTGGAGAGACATCTGATACTTTATCGGCACTTAAACATTCGATATCATTGGGAATGAATTACAATATGGCAATATGTAATTCCCAGACTAGTGCTATAGTGAGAGATTGCAAACTTTGCTATATAACTAGAGCTGGTATAGAAATTGGAGTGGCATCAACAAAAGCTTTTACTACACAATTAACAGCATTATTCTTATTATCTATTACTCTTGCAAAAAATCGTTCTATACTTAGCAAGGATGATGAAATTCTCTTTCTAAGAGCTTTGCGTCATTTGCCGGCATCTCTGTCTTCTGTTCTCGATTTAGAGCCTTTAGTAGTTAATTGGGCGAATCATTTTGCTAATAAAGAAAATGCTTTATTCCTTGGTCGTGGAATGCATTATCCAATAGCACTTGAAGGCGCTCTGAAAATGAAGGAGATAAGTTATATACATGCAGAAGCATATCCAGCCGGAGAATTAAAACATGGTCCACTTGCTTTAGTGACCGATAATATGCCGGTTGTAGTAGTTGCGCCAAAAGATAGCTTATTAGAGAAATTAAAATCTAACATGCAAGAAGTCCAAGCAAGGGGTGGAAAATTATATGTTTTTGCTGATTCTGATAGCAGAATCAACGATGATAGCATAAACTTAATAAGAATGCCTGAGCATTATGGAATGCTATCACCTATTTTACACACTATTCCTTTACAGTTATTGGCTTATCACACCGCATGTATACGGGGAACAGATGTTGACAAGCCAAGGAACTTAGCAAAAAGCGTGACAGTGGAATAAATGCTAATATCAAGATATTAGTTCGCTTAATTTTTGTCCTGGGTCTGTAGACTTCATAAATACTTCCCCTATTAAGAATGCATTTATATTTGATTTTCTCATTATTTCTATATCTTCTTTTGAAGAGAATCCACTCTCAGTAATTATTATTTTTTCGTTTGGCACATATTCCTTTAGATTTAATGTGTTATTTATGTCTGTATGGAAACTACCGAGATTTCTATTATTAATTCCAATAAGTTTTGTTTTTAGATGTA
The genomic region above belongs to Candidatus Kinetoplastibacterium blastocrithidii (ex Strigomonas culicis) and contains:
- a CDS encoding MlaA family lipoprotein codes for the protein MFIQNKNSTNSINVFALIIIFSCFILSACSAFSHNQKNEFKADYAEKTNRVFFKINQDIDNSVLIPLANCYRLIIPETIRDCIHNALDNADSITSALNSILQGNCHDAINTLGRFMFNTTMGIGGCFDVASKTGAMRIPNDFGTTLAIWGIKPGPYIVLPLIGPSNLRDSIGSFCDLLSSPVKIIPCSRYCKIGFASLVILDARMNLLYATDLLNTIAIDPYTLTRDSYMGKRAIANQDKDDTRVPDYED
- the mlaD gene encoding outer membrane lipid asymmetry maintenance protein MlaD, which gives rise to MMNSKTELLVGLFVVVGIASLFFLVLQTNNLRNKPFASTYIVKANFDNVGSLKINSQVKSAGVTIGRVKNVSLDTKSFLASVTMNIDKKYLLPIDTSASILTSGLLGEQYIDISPGNEEEYIKNLECIVYTQGFISMEQLMSKLLYSSGEKNIIGMSIINDPEQFEY
- the mlaE gene encoding lipid asymmetry maintenance ABC transporter permease subunit MlaE, giving the protein MIQLNNILNRVYEFTLNTGRLCCLLCKIVIRSDLTNKRRSLVVDQIYLIGNNSVLIISISGLFVGFVLGLQGYLMLSKFSAEDTLGLMVTVSLTRELGPVVTALLFAGRAGTSMTAEIGLMKAGEQILAMEIMAIDPVERILAPRFWAGILSMPVLAIIFSTTGIIGSWLVGAIVVGIDSGLFWSQIQCGFDIYSDIVCGTIFKSLVFGLSTVAISLNEGWQCNPTPDGISRAITRTVVNGSLTVFLLDFFMTSILFVN
- a CDS encoding ABC transporter ATP-binding protein, with protein sequence MKKDNDVILSIQDLTVGYGESIILNNISMDVRKKEIVAIMGGSGSGKTTLFKSITNQIPIINGKVKIFDQDIRLLQDKDLKNLRSKMGVLFQHGALFTDLNVFDNVAFPLIELTKIPIEEIIKIVLEKLDSVGLKAAAHMPVTTLSGGMAKRVALARAIALDPWIMLYDEPFSGLDPISMGVIAKLIKELSNTLQCASILITHEMQESFRIADTINIIGNGSIIASGSPESLSRSEDPFVKQFINGAPTGPVPFNHPETYDFKEWLLKLRQQI
- the rpoH gene encoding RNA polymerase sigma factor RpoH translates to MTGSKGGFLTHSSSTSVVLDSFSLSGVGTIESYIANANRMPVLSADREVELARCLRDTGDLGAAKELVLSHLRLVISIARQYLGYGLPHADLIQEGNIGLMKAIRRFDPERGVRLMSFAVHWIKAEIHEFVIRNWRLVKIATTKAQRKIFFNLRSMRSNGNYLDSAQIDKIASSLNVRCEDIREMEIRLSGSDIPIESREDDDDGYYPAEYLFDSKDEPDNILNKRDYDLMQSTGLKKALEVLDGRSRKIVESRWLQDESNHTLQELADEFGISAERVRQIESAAMKKMKKFLLK
- a CDS encoding cation:proton antiporter, which codes for MNVGFIVFGLTGLLTLVCFLSPLSVRIKLPYSVILAIVGCILGVLVYGPHNWAPFVVADFLDSLGSLEISSEAFLMVFLPVLLFETALSMNVRRLLDDIGPILMMAIVAVIVCTIVVGFTINAISSYGLVACLLLGSIVATTDPVAVVGIFREVGAPKRLTTLVEGESLFNDAASIALYTVLLSVLAGSGELCIGNVINDFVILFVGGGLVGYVMGKAACFLFTWLRGFHAAEITLTLTLAYLSFFISEHYLNVSGVVATVISGLVVGSTGRIRMSPTTSEYLSKFWEQFGFWANSLIFLFSAMLIPRFMGTLNLQTCILTLIVFAITLVARAVVIFGLLPILRITRLGTTVSLPYNLVILWGGLRGAVSLALALAVTENNSVPEELRHFIAIATTGFVLMTLFINGVTLRPLIRVLKLNELSLIDTTIRNQVLGVTLKELQVHIEEVARTEHIGQDSLERIQAVFKSSLLRLHDVPVSQMNKSERVSAGLAILAQREEEMLFDILKARIVDERVAESLLSRAEYLEDAIRTGGLDGFEYAVENDLRYSKMIRVALWFHNIFGYNEWLADKLGYRFANLMIKRSVEQKLILFASEKVSPILGDEAIEVIIKAHKRRLGLIENALQAMNLQYPLYATGLQEIYLGRAARELEYIRYSDMLSKFLISGEVYEDLMEKSHARWHYIDRHPPLDIELSSAELIKKVPLFHDLSLNSLKSICKLLKPRLALPDQIVITKGKQGREMYFVASGAVAMHLPDDTVVELGSGEFFGELDLFGKDPLVLKVTSLGYSKLLLLSSKDLGVLLEKDSELRCRIESIVNQRRIAIDTWRQRSNYDISPS
- a CDS encoding NUDIX domain-containing protein — translated: MNNRSINEINNLRAFFYKLCSPPIHDNKKNKFLIIMINKKKCGISSIETCEILQQHGLGYINGTNLHIGNENISVKDLGELLLNATKILKSEYKIKKWNNELLDIIGPNYEILGYIERSAARILGFKTRSVHMNSWLNNKELWVSKRSHKKTIDPGKLETIVGGLVSKGEKPEQALTRECYEEANLIERNILASSKLSRIFNIKKNTEEGYQIEELLSKTSLLKESFYPKNNDGEVAIFKKMRIEEITPEILSDSFTIESSIIILSDIIKLMTIRNYLNIS
- the glmU gene encoding bifunctional UDP-N-acetylglucosamine diphosphorylase/glucosamine-1-phosphate N-acetyltransferase GlmU; this encodes MLNIIILAAGSGKRMQSKIPKVLHTLAGRPMLEYVIESARNLNPNSITIVLGHEADVVKSCIDHNDLNIVLQESQLGTAHAVMCATSMISFRNNKDSTTLILYGDVPLVSVSTLRSLLDSCCGGMSILTSISDNPYGYGRIIRDNVGNIVQIVEHKEASQEQISIREINAGIIAIHTEKLKQWISMIFNNNEQKEYYLTDLVKIAVNNSVIVNSVLPKYSWEVFGINDHRQQANIERIYQYEQAKNYMLKGLTLSDPRRFDVRGSLKFGRDVFIDVGCIFEGLVELGDDVRIGPYCILRDVTVAENVLIEAYSHVSNTIVESNVVIGPFAKICKSSYIKSKSKIGNFVEIKNTSFGNSSKANHLAYIGDSEIGSNVNIGAGVVTCNYNGANKFRTIIEDNAFIGSGSQLIAPIKIGNSATIGAGTTLTDDAPADQLTIARSRQKTIVNWKRPKKN
- the glmS gene encoding glutamine--fructose-6-phosphate transaminase (isomerizing), translated to MCGIISAVSCRDITSMLLDGLSRLEYRGYDSCGIAIYSRDSLRRVRSMKRVSDLSKQIIEHNLYGSIGLAHTRWATHGIPSTYNAHPHFSSLDSGKPRIALVHNGIIENYDDLRIELQKCGYKFESQTDTEVLVHLINHKYDGDILSTVQKVAKLLTGAYSISVFCVDEPYRIIGSCKGAPLVLGLGDGENFLASDVLAMAGRANEVIYLNDGDIVDVQYSNFCIVDSNNKLAYRKKYPKNSFMGVVELGAYRHYMQKEIFEQPRAVADTLQEVNVISEDIFGSNAIEIFRDIDSVLIIACGTSYYAGMTAKYWIESIAKIRVSVEIASEYRYRDSVVNPKTLVLVISQSGETSDTLSALKHSISLGMNYNMAICNSQTSAIVRDCKLCYITRAGIEIGVASTKAFTTQLTALFLLSITLAKNRSILSKDDEILFLRALRHLPASLSSVLDLEPLVVNWANHFANKENALFLGRGMHYPIALEGALKMKEISYIHAEAYPAGELKHGPLALVTDNMPVVVVAPKDSLLEKLKSNMQEVQARGGKLYVFADSDSRINDDSINLIRMPEHYGMLSPILHTIPLQLLAYHTACIRGTDVDKPRNLAKSVTVE